A part of Oncorhynchus clarkii lewisi isolate Uvic-CL-2024 chromosome 17, UVic_Ocla_1.0, whole genome shotgun sequence genomic DNA contains:
- the LOC139370392 gene encoding centriolar and ciliogenesis-associated protein HYSL1-like isoform X3 has protein sequence MENVDFSEDEIQQQLEALGYNNIPRHRLCEFKRDLDELIRHEKSKSHSSSELNSTRSQSTIFKSPPAVTKVKVQDNTAAFRNVFAQDGPSHHERRVLTSTYSRDNSNYGARQEYDSYTQHSVAPKYQRPSTAPNRLEVDPDLTDLQQLSFAVSQSSTPDRDTGAHGRPFIKRKVLRKHQGQVHICDESTHSEDSGAVSGPGERLGGIHVSMSTHQELESDEAGSLSDRSESDRLPSAFKAYIRGMARSRSEIDIRPQPKSFIRPVKDHPHTKNLKKTDPVAKYFQYKQDWEMFKAPGEKDRKALHWEIREQLAYQPLPPKPRRVFVPNTYVVPTEKKRSALRWEIRHDLANGLLPPINYRL, from the exons ATGGAAAACGTGGATTTCTCAGAAGATGAAATTCAACAACAATTGGAGGCACTTGGTTACAACAACATACCAAGACACAGACTATGTGAATTCAAAAGAG ATCTAGATGAACTGATCCGACATGAAAAATCTAAGAGCCACTCATCCAGTGAATTGAACTCGACAAGATCTCAAAGCACCATCTTCAAAAGTCCTCCTGCAGTCACCAAGGTTAAAG TACAGGATAACACTGCAGCCTTCAGAAATGTGTTTGCCCAGGATGGTCCATCACACCATGAAAGACGG GTGCTAACCTCCACATACAGCAGAGATAACAGTAACTATGGTGCCAGACAGGAGTATGACTCCTACACTCAGCACTCTGTTGCCCCCAAGTACCAGCGCCCCTCAACAGCCCCTAATAGGCTGGAAGTGGATCCAGACCTAACTGACCTCCAGCAGTTATCGTTCGCTGTCAGTCAGTCATCCACACCAGACCGAGACACAGGAGCGCATGGGAGACCCTTTATCAAGAGGAAAGTCCTTAG GAAACATCAAGGCCAAGTTCACATCTGCGATGAATCAACACACAGTGAAGATTCAG GTGCAGTGAGTGGGCCGGGGGAGCGTCTGGGAGGGATTCATGTGTCCATGTCCACCCATCAGGAGTTGGAGAGTGATGAAGCAGGCAGTCTGAGTGACAGGTCGGAGTCGGACCGTCTCCCAAGTGCCTTCAAAGCCTACATCAGAGGCATG GCCAGATCTCGGAGTGAGATTGACATCAGACCCCAGCCCAAGTCGT TTATCCGCCCAGTAAAGGATCATCCTCACACCAAAAATCTGAAGAAGACAGACCCAGTGGCAAA GTATTTCCAGTACAAGcaggactgggaaatgttcaagGCGCCAGGAGAGAAGGATAGAAAAGCACTGCACTGGGAAATCAGG GAACAGCTCGCATACCAACCTCTACCA CCGAAGCCTCGAAGAGTATTTGTGCCCAACACCTACGTGGTGCCTACAGAGAAGAAACGCTCCGCCCTGAGATGGGAAATACGACATGACTTGGCCAATGGACTCCTACCGCCAATCAACTATCGACTCTAG
- the LOC139370392 gene encoding dentin sialophosphoprotein-like isoform X1, producing the protein MYKMYDSQWDEESEDGNSSLNSAFWSDGEEEEEEKVEQYKQEDTEPNRTTEHTQEEPPVEEPPVTERPKETEQEECRGEGAKQGEKIDEEGYSTRDGSPALSLLTSGYGTYRPDSSAKDDPEGEDYRDDSTIAEFDRESQGLSEMQYGDEDDQSLSNFDVDGKEDTTDLQICEDTGLRTKLEESQSLSNMAYCEDHPPVELESKDRTDVNYCEDDYTLAQTKNDKAVLDGIYPEDSSLAESKDNERPTGEGNRKEEKGAEDEQEWEDLQSLAGNKDITLIDSKSTKTYEEWEDNRRHKRGAVSGPGERLGGIHVSMSTHQELESDEAGSLSDRSESDRLPSAFKAYIRGMARSRSEIDIRPQPKSFIRPVKDHPHTKNLKKTDPVAKYFQYKQDWEMFKAPGEKDRKALHWEIREQLAYQPLPPKPRRVFVPNTYVVPTEKKRSALRWEIRHDLANGLLPPINYRL; encoded by the exons ATGTATAAAATGTACGACAGTCAGTGGGATGAAGAGAGTGAGGACGGGAATAGCTCCCTAAACTCTGCTTTCTGGTccgatggggaggaggaggaggaggagaaggttgaGCAATACAAGCAGGAAGATACAGAGCCCAACAGAACCACTGAACACACACAAGAGGAGCCACCTGTTGAGGAGCCACCTGTCACAGAGCGTCCAAAGGAAACCGAACAGGAGGAGTGTAGAGGAGAAGGGGCTAAGCAGGGTGAAAAGATTGACGAGGAGGGTTACAGCACTCGTGATGGGAGCCCGGCGCTGAGCTTACTGACATCTGGTTATGGCACCTACAGGCCAGACTCTTCAGCTAAGGACGACCCGGAGGGAGAAGACTATAGAGACGACAGTACCATAGCTGAGTTTGACAGAGAAAGTCAGGGCCTTTCTGAGATGCAATATGGCGATGAGGATGACCAGTCGCTCAGCAATTTTGATGTTGACGGTAAGGAGGATACCACTGATCTACAGATCTGTGAGGACACCGGTTTGAGGACGAAGTTGGAAGAAAGTCAAAGCCTCTCTAATATGGCATATTGTGAAGATCATCCTCCTGTTGAATTGGAGAGCAAAGACCGCACTGATGTGAACTACTGTGAAGATGACTATACATTGGCTCAGACTAAAAATGACAAGGCAGTATTAGATGGGATATATCCTGAAGACAGTTCTCTCGCTGAGTCCAAAGACAATGAGAGGCCCACTGGAGAAGGAAATAGGAAAGAAGAGAAAGGAGCAGAGGATGAGCAGGAGTGGGAGGATTTGCAGTCGCTGGCGGGCAATAAAGATATTACGTTAATTGATTCCAAGTCTACTAAGACTTATGAAGAGTGGGAGGATAACAGAAGACACAAAAGGG GTGCAGTGAGTGGGCCGGGGGAGCGTCTGGGAGGGATTCATGTGTCCATGTCCACCCATCAGGAGTTGGAGAGTGATGAAGCAGGCAGTCTGAGTGACAGGTCGGAGTCGGACCGTCTCCCAAGTGCCTTCAAAGCCTACATCAGAGGCATG GCCAGATCTCGGAGTGAGATTGACATCAGACCCCAGCCCAAGTCGT TTATCCGCCCAGTAAAGGATCATCCTCACACCAAAAATCTGAAGAAGACAGACCCAGTGGCAAA GTATTTCCAGTACAAGcaggactgggaaatgttcaagGCGCCAGGAGAGAAGGATAGAAAAGCACTGCACTGGGAAATCAGG GAACAGCTCGCATACCAACCTCTACCA CCGAAGCCTCGAAGAGTATTTGTGCCCAACACCTACGTGGTGCCTACAGAGAAGAAACGCTCCGCCCTGAGATGGGAAATACGACATGACTTGGCCAATGGACTCCTACCGCCAATCAACTATCGACTCTAG
- the LOC139370392 gene encoding dentin sialophosphoprotein-like isoform X2 yields the protein MYKMYDSQWDEESEDGNSSLNSAFWSDGEEEEEEKVEQYKQEDTEPNRTTEHTQEEPPVEEPPVTERPKETEQEECRGEGAKQGEKIDEEGYSTRDGSPALSLLTSGYGTYRPDSSAKDDPEGEDYRDDSTIAEFDRESQGLSEMQYGDEDDQSLSNFDVDGKEDTTDLQICEDTGLRTKLEESQSLSNMAYCEDHPPVELESKDRTDVNYCEDDYTLAQTKNDKAVLDGIYPEDSSLAESKDNERPTGEGNRKEEKGAEDEQEWEDLQSLAGNKDITLIDSKSTKTYEEWEDNRRHKRGAVSGPGERLGGIHVSMSTHQELESDEAGSLSDRSESDRLPSAFKAYIRGMARSRSEIDIRPQPKSFIRPVKDHPHTKNLKKTDPVAKYFQYKQDWEMFKAPGEKDRKALHWEIREQLAYQPLPVSMLNL from the exons ATGTATAAAATGTACGACAGTCAGTGGGATGAAGAGAGTGAGGACGGGAATAGCTCCCTAAACTCTGCTTTCTGGTccgatggggaggaggaggaggaggagaaggttgaGCAATACAAGCAGGAAGATACAGAGCCCAACAGAACCACTGAACACACACAAGAGGAGCCACCTGTTGAGGAGCCACCTGTCACAGAGCGTCCAAAGGAAACCGAACAGGAGGAGTGTAGAGGAGAAGGGGCTAAGCAGGGTGAAAAGATTGACGAGGAGGGTTACAGCACTCGTGATGGGAGCCCGGCGCTGAGCTTACTGACATCTGGTTATGGCACCTACAGGCCAGACTCTTCAGCTAAGGACGACCCGGAGGGAGAAGACTATAGAGACGACAGTACCATAGCTGAGTTTGACAGAGAAAGTCAGGGCCTTTCTGAGATGCAATATGGCGATGAGGATGACCAGTCGCTCAGCAATTTTGATGTTGACGGTAAGGAGGATACCACTGATCTACAGATCTGTGAGGACACCGGTTTGAGGACGAAGTTGGAAGAAAGTCAAAGCCTCTCTAATATGGCATATTGTGAAGATCATCCTCCTGTTGAATTGGAGAGCAAAGACCGCACTGATGTGAACTACTGTGAAGATGACTATACATTGGCTCAGACTAAAAATGACAAGGCAGTATTAGATGGGATATATCCTGAAGACAGTTCTCTCGCTGAGTCCAAAGACAATGAGAGGCCCACTGGAGAAGGAAATAGGAAAGAAGAGAAAGGAGCAGAGGATGAGCAGGAGTGGGAGGATTTGCAGTCGCTGGCGGGCAATAAAGATATTACGTTAATTGATTCCAAGTCTACTAAGACTTATGAAGAGTGGGAGGATAACAGAAGACACAAAAGGG GTGCAGTGAGTGGGCCGGGGGAGCGTCTGGGAGGGATTCATGTGTCCATGTCCACCCATCAGGAGTTGGAGAGTGATGAAGCAGGCAGTCTGAGTGACAGGTCGGAGTCGGACCGTCTCCCAAGTGCCTTCAAAGCCTACATCAGAGGCATG GCCAGATCTCGGAGTGAGATTGACATCAGACCCCAGCCCAAGTCGT TTATCCGCCCAGTAAAGGATCATCCTCACACCAAAAATCTGAAGAAGACAGACCCAGTGGCAAA GTATTTCCAGTACAAGcaggactgggaaatgttcaagGCGCCAGGAGAGAAGGATAGAAAAGCACTGCACTGGGAAATCAGG GAACAGCTCGCATACCAACCTCTACCAGTGAGTATGCTTAATTTATAA
- the LOC139370396 gene encoding neuroblast differentiation-associated protein AHNAK-like yields the protein MEPKPGHRRRRSLSEGLMLEESEKGGLVISSIIGGSSGNHGLKEGDEIVGATINFDQLSKDDVLKILKLMDDNGFDEKVQVLTKNDLSKSMGTLDSIKAPEEMLKDSYNRLYNAKINRLMTDDSPGQPAGAGERGSHNGQVKGKGPGSLWDKPKVKGDLKLPVLTTDYPVVETPKVDAPTYLESPDLKFSAPKLKVPKLDVKGAVPDARGGELSLPNANISTSDLSLPHLNGSLNIDAPSVNQERPNLETDIDAIDVLEFDMSLPEVDLKCPDLDLKVIDPLPKVVGDINVPEAELNLPEEVVPGPTLNINAPKFDIERGKHVKMPKFKMPDLGLSGPRVNVPSLEVDTPNMRMPDKDMLGVNFKGPQRDLQTPDVNLKSPNLDLQAPDVSIMNIPSSKIRVWSSKKLKTPNLDVDDPSGYFELPKVRLSHTVPKGPDLDIDTVLKTPNMHLKTSLIGAPDLNDPDLDLPSVDLKGSKIDLELPDANIGIPPGKIKTLSLGMPDFDLSGPRVRTPDLDLSVAEMCPLDVRLPDLSTPDIDIPSGKFKLQEPHAELKAPDFNVDASSGKLKMPKFGLSGLKRPDLGIDADVKTPKVSLKAPKIKGGLDAPDLNLPKVNLKAPKLEINTPDIDIDAPSEKFKMPKFKMPISGLSGPKGPEVGIDGDLDGPDLSLLSSKLKRPDLDVGSPSGKLKMPSLKMPDFGFSGPDVRGPDFEVKNPDLDLPAPKFKGGISPPDLDLPDGDLKGPKLDLNKPDVNFNMPSSKVKVPTLKKPKVDLNAPDLDINGPSGKLKMPTFGLSGKMPKSPKLNLKAPKMKGGIDFPDLNLPDADLKAPKLDVNAPDLDINAPSGKFKMPKFGLSGTMPKSPTLNLKAPKMKGGIDFPDLNFPDSDLKAPKLDVNAPDLDINAPSGKFKMPKFGLSGTMPKSPKLNLKAPKMKGGIDFPDLNFPDADLKAPKLDVNAPDLDINAPSGKFKMPKFGLSGTMPKSPKLNLKAPKMKGGIDFPDLNFPDADLKAPKLDVNAPDLDINAPSGKFKMPKFGLSGTMPKSPKLNLKAPKMKGGIDFPDLNFPDADLKAPKLDVNAPDLEINAPSGKFKMPKFGLSGTMPKSPKLNLKAPKMKGGIDFPDLNFPDADLKAPKLDVNAPDLDINAPSGKFKMPKFWLSGTMPKSPKLNLKAPKMKGGIDFPDLNLPDADLKAPKLDVNAPDLDINAPSGKFKMPKFGLSGTMPKSPKLNLKAPKMKGGIDFPDLNLPDADLKAPKLDVNAPDLDINAPSGKFKMPKFGLSGTMPKSPKLNLKAPKMKGGIDFPDLNFPDADLKAPKLDVNAPDLDINAPSGKFKMPKFGLSGTMPKSPKLNLKAPKMKGGIDFPDLNLPDADLKAPKLDLDINAPSGKFKVPKFRGLKGPDVDINGAIEGPDLNWSSPKLKGPKADLNLPDTDIDSPSGKLKMPTFKMPDLGFSGPKIKGPDLNLSAPKIKGGISPPDLDLPYVDLKGPKLDLNAPDVNFNMPSGKVKVPTLKKPKVDLNAPDLDINGPSGKLKMPKVGLSGKMPKSTKLNFKAPKIKGGISSPDLNFPDADLKAPKLDVNTPDLDINAPSGKLKMPKFKMPKFRGLKRPDVDIDGDLEGPNIDINTPTANLKGPKTGLKMPDLKMPDFGLSGPNVVYDLPNIDLSAPKLKGGISPPDLRLPKGHIRGPKLDLNAPDMPSGRFRVPTVERPNDSIKAPDLDINTPSFKMPKMPKFVLSSPKRPDHDISADIGFKLSKMKGGIGSRHLDLPTVDLEAPKIDVDTPDMNIDSPSGKFKMPHLKMPKFGLSGLKGPDPGIDGDIDGPDLSLSAPKVNTGIGSPDLDINVPSGNLKGPQADLNLPDSDIAIQSEKFKLPSFKLPQFGSPNLRAGTHMDFMKTNDISPPKAIVNLKAPDLKVSHPDVSLSLPKADIRSPEYKVASHSKRRSDIPGGTHIKVQAEDIDTEVTLPHTDRKSRKVKGRASYPIADIDLPKVEYEASGLELRGSDLNDPTGKLKMPKSKTSKLCSHTIPDLDIDSSPASINASVPKLPPPRYGVEVSQPDLHLSRTDLKGNKHHRKAPAGETGRTKRSPKQSEIGTSMPNFTHGSNPKMSEDQEGYFVTVFPKHLKGDVPDGTGSLKNHHKEESNRRSHTLRSLDFSASNVDLEVPEDENLKGSTFWLSKLI from the exons CCTGGTCACCGGAGGAGAAGGAGCCTGTCTGAGGGGCTGATGCTGGAGGAATCAGAAAAAGGAGGATTGGTCATCTCCAGCATTATCGGTGGCTCTTCTGGCAATCACGGGCTCAAAGAAG GAGATGAAATTGTGGGTGCCACGATCAACTTTGACCAACTTTCGAAAGACGATGTGTTGAAAATACTGAAGCTGATGGATGATAATGGATTTGATGAGAAGGTTCAAGTTCTGACGAAAAATGATTTGAGCAAGAGTATGGGGACCTTGGACAGCATCAAAGCACCAGAGGAG ATGCTGAAGGATTCATATAATAGACTCTACAATGCCAAAATAAATAGGTTAATGACAGATGACAGCCCTGGACAACCTGCAGGTGCTGGGGAAAGAGGCTCCCATAATGGACAGGTGAAGGGCAAGGGACCGGGATCTCTCTGGGACAAGCCTAAAGTGAAAGGTGACCTCAAACTCCCTGTCCTCACCACGGATTACCCAGTTGTGGAGACACCCAAAGTAGATGCTCCTACCTACCTAGAGTCTCCAGACCTCAAATTCTCTGCTCCAAAGTTAAAGGTGCCTAAACTTGATGTCAAAGGCGCGGTACCTGATGCTCGCGGTGGAGAACTTTCATTGCCTAATGCCAACATTAGTACATCAGATCTCTCCCTGCCTCATTTGAATGGGTCACTAAACATTGATGCTCCATCAGTTAACCAGGAAAGGCCAAATCTTGAAACTGATATAGATGCTATCGATGTTCTAGAATTTGATATGTCTTTGCCCGAAGTTGACCTCAAATGCCCTGATCTTGACCTGAAAGTTATAGATCCACTTCCCAAAGTTGTAGGAGATATCAATGTCCCGGAAGCAGAGCTCAATCTACCAGAGGAGGTTGTCCCTGGGCCTACTTTAAATATCAATGCCCCAAAGTTTGATATTGAAAGAGGCAAACATGTTAAAATGCCCAAATTTAAGATGCCTGACTTGGGTCTCTCTGGACCCAGAGTAAATGTACCCAGCCTTGAGGTTGATACACCAAATATGAGGATGCCAGATAAAGATATGCTTGGAGTTAAttttaaaggtccccaaagaGACCTACAAACACCAGATGTTAATCTCAAAAGTCCTAATCTAGATCTGCAAGCCCCAGATGTCAGCATAATGAATATCCCATCAAGTAAAATCAGAGTCTGGTCCTCCAAGAAACTGAAAACCCCCAACCTTGATGTGGATGATCCCTCTGGTTATTTTGAATTGCCTAAGGTTAGGCTCTCTCACACAGTACCAAAAGGACCAGATTTAGACATTGATACAGTTTTAAAGACACCAAACATGCATCTTAAAACCTCTTTGATTGGTGCTCCTGACCTGAATGACCCTGATCTAGATTTACCTTCAGTAGACCTTAAAGGTTCCAAAATAGATCTAGAGTTACCAGATGCAAACATTGGTATCCCACCTGGGAAGATCAAAACACTAAGTCTTGGTATGCCTGACTTTGATTTATCTGGACCAAGAGTTCGGACTCCAGACCTGGACCTCTCAGTGGCTGAGATGTGTCCATTAGACGTCCGTCTGCCTGACCTCAGTACTCCAGATATTGACATACCCTCAGGTAAATTCAAACTACAGGAACCACATGCAGAACTCAAAGCACCTGATTTCAATGTGGATGCCTCCTCTGGTAAACTGAAGATGCCCAAATTTGGGTTATCTGGCCTAAAAAGACCAGATCTGGGCATTGATGCTGATGTAAAAACACCAAAGGTAAGTCTCAAAGCTCCCAAGATAAAAGGTGGGCTTGATGCGCCTGACTTGAATTTACCCAAAGTCAACCTGAAAGCACCTAAATTAGAAATAAACACACCAGATATTGACATTGATGCACCCTCAGAAAAATTCAAAATGCCAAAGTTTAAGATGCCTATATCCGGCCTTTCGGGCCCTAAAGGGCCTGAGGTTGGCATTGATGGAGACTTGGATGGACCAGATCTGAGCTTATTATCTTCCAAATTAAAACGGCCAGACTTGGATGTTGGTAGCCCATCTGGAAAATTAAAGATGCCAAGTCTAAAGATGCCAGACTTTGGCTTCTCAGGGCCAGATGTACGAGGGCCTGACTTTGAGGTAAAGAATCCAGACTTGGATCTTCCAGCCCCCAAGTTTAAAGGGGGAATTAGTCCCCCAGATTTGGATCTGCCAGATGGAGACCTCAAAGGCCCCAAATTAGACCTCAATAAACCAGATGTAAACTTTAATATGCCCTCAAGTAAAGTCAAAGTACCTACATTGAAGAAACCAAAGGTTGATCTGAATGCTCCTGATCTGGACATTAACGGCCCCTCTGGTAAACTGAAAATGCCCACATTTGGGCTGTCTGGTAAAATGCCAAAATCTCCCAAATTAAATCTTAAAGCTCCAAAGATGAAGGGGGGAATTGATTTTCCAGACCTGAATTTACCAGATGCTGACCTCAAAGCCCCTAAACTAGATGTGAATGCTCCAGATCTCGACATCAATGCACCCTCAGGGAAATTCAAGATGCCTAAATTTGGGCTGTCTGGTACAATGCCAAAATCTCCCACATTAAATCTTAAAGCTCCAAAGATGAAGGGGGGAATTGATTTTCCAGACCTGAATTTCCCAGATTCTGACCTCAAAGCCCCTAAACTAGATGTGAATGCTCCAGATCTCGACATCAATGCACCCTCAGGGAAATTCAAGATGCCTAAATTTGGGCTGTCTGGTACAATGCCAAAATCTCCCAAATTAAATCTTAAAGCTCCAAAGATGAAGGGGGGAATTGATTTTCCAGACCTGAATTTCCCAGATGCTGACCTCAAAGCCCCTAAACTAGATGTGAATGCTCCAGATCTCGACATCAATGCACCCTCAGGGAAATTCAAGATGCCTAAATTTGGGCTGTCTGGTACAATGCCAAAATCTCCCAAATTAAATCTTAAAGCTCCAAAGATGAAGGGGGGAATTGATTTTCCAGACCTGAATTTCCCAGATGCTGACCTCAAAGCCCCTAAACTAGATGTGAATGCTCCAGATCTCGACATCAATGCACCCTCAGGGAAATTCAAGATGCCTAAATTTGGGCTGTCTGGTACAATGCCAAAATCTCCCAAATTAAATCTTAAAGCTCCAAAGATGAAGGGGGGAATTGATTTTCCAGACCTGAATTTCCCAGATGCTGACCTCAAAGCCCCTAAACTAGATGTGAATGCTCCAGATCTCGAGATCAATGCACCCTCAGGGAAATTCAAGATGCCTAAATTTGGGCTGTCTGGTACAATGCCAAAATCTCCCAAATTAAACCTTAAAGCTCCAAAGATGAAGGGGGGAATTGATTTTCCAGACCTGAATTTCCCAGATGCTGACCTCAAAGCCCCTAAACTAGATGTGAATGCTCCAGATCTCGACATCAATGCACCCTCAGGGAAATTCAAGATGCCTAAATTTTGGCTGTCTGGTACAATGCCAAAATCTCCCAAATTAAATCTTAAAGCTCCAAAGATGAAGGGGGGAATTGATTTTCCAGACCTGAATTTACCAGATGCTGACCTCAAAGCCCCTAAACTAGATGTGAATGCTCCAGATCTCGACATCAATGCACCCTCAGGGAAATTCAAGATGCCTAAATTTGGGCTGTCTGGTACAATGCCAAAATCTCCCAAATTAAATCTTAAAGCTCCAAAGATGAAGGGGGGAATTGATTTTCCAGACCTGAATTTACCAGATGCTGACCTCAAAGCCCCTAAACTAGATGTGAATGCTCCAGATCTCGACATCAATGCACCCTCAGGGAAATTCAAGATGCCTAAATTTGGGCTGTCTGGTACAATGCCAAAATCTCCCAAATTAAATCTTAAAGCTCCAAAGATGAAGGGGGGAATTGATTTTCCAGACCTGAATTTCCCAGATGCTGACCTCAAAGCCCCTAAACTAGATGTGAATGCTCCAGATCTCGACATCAATGCACCCTCAGGGAAATTCAAGATGCCTAAATTTGGGCTGTCTGGTACAATGCCAAAATCTCCCAAATTAAATCTTAAAGCTCCAAAGATGAAGGGGGGAATTGATTTTCCAGACCTGAATTTACCAGATGCTGACCTCAAAGCCCCTAAACTAGATCTCGACATCAATGCACCCTCAGGGAAATTCAAGGTGCCTAAATTCAGAGGCCTAAAGGGACCAGATGTTGACATTAATGGCGCTATAGAGGGACCAGATCTGAACTGGTCATCTCCCAAACTTAAGGGTCCCAAAGCAGACCTAAACCTTCCAGACACTGATATTGACAGTCCATCAGGAAAACTCAAAATGCCAACTTTCAAGATGCCAGATTTAGGATTCTCTGGACCAAAAATTAAGGGGCCTGACTTAAATCTTTCAGCCCCCAAGATTAAAGGGGGAATAAGTCCCCCAGATTTGGATCTGCCATATGTAGACCTCAAAGGCCCCAAATTAGACCTCAATGCACCAGATGTAAACTTTAATATGCCCTCAGGTAAAGTCAAAGTACCTACATTGAAGAAACCAAAGGTTGATCTGAATGCTCCTGATCTGGACATTAACGGCCCCTCTGGTAAACTGAAAATGCCCAAAGTTGGGCTGTCTGGTAAAATGCCAAAATCCACAAAACTGAATTTCAAAGCCCCAAAGATAAAGGGGGGAATTAGTTCCCCAGATCTGAATTTCCCAGATGCTGACCTCAAAGCCCCTAAACTAGATGTGAATACCCCAGATCTTGACATAAATGCACCTTCTGGGAAATTAAAAATGCCCAAATTTAAAATGCCTAAATTCAGGGGCCTAAAGAGACCAGATGTTGACATTGATGGAGACTTAGAGGGCCCAAATATTGATATCAATACCCCTACAGCTAACCTCAAAGGTCCCAAAACAGGTCTAAAAATGCCTGATTTGAAGATGCCTGATTTCGGactatctggcccaaatgtagtTTATGATTTACCCAATATTGACCTCTCAGCACCAAAGCTAAAAGGGGGAATCAGTCCCCCAGATTTGAGACTACCTAAGGGTCATATCAGAGGGCCCAAACTAGACCTCAATGCTCCAGATATGCCCTCAGGTAGATTCAGAGTTCCAACCGTAGAGAGGCCAAATGATAGCATCAAAGCCCCTGATTTGGACATCAACACTCCTTCATTTAAAATGCCCAAAATGCCTAAATTTGTGTTGTCTAGTCCAAAAAGACCAGATCATGACATCAGTGCTGACATAGGTTTTAAATTGTCAAAGATGAAAGGTGGGATTGGTTCACGACACCTGGACCTACCTACAGTTGACCTAGAAGCCCCTAAGATAGATGTAGACACTCCAGATATGAACATTGATTCACCCTCTGGGAAATTCAAAATGCCCCACCTCAAAATGCCCAAATTCGGCCTTTCTGGCTTGAAAGGTCCAGATCCTGGAATAGATGGAGACATTGATGGACCGGACCTGAGTTTGTCAGCCCCGAAAGTAAACACAGGGATCGGTAGTCCAGATTTAGACATAAATGTTCCCTCTGGTAATCTCAAAGGCCCCCAAGCTGATCTCAATTTGCCAGACAGTGACATTGCTATACAATCTGAAAAATTCAAACTGCCATCCTTTAAATTGCCTCAGTTTGGAAGTCCCAATCTAAGGGCAGGTACACATATGGACTTTatgaaaacaaatgacatttcTCCTCCAAAGGCTATAGTGAATCTAAAAGCACCCGACTTGAAAGTTAGTCACCCAGATGTCAGCCTGAGCTTACCCAAAGCTGATATCAGAAGCCCAGAATACAAAGTGGCATCTCATAGTAAACGCAGATCTGATATCCCAGGTGGAACGCATATAAAAGTGCAAGCAGAAGACATAGATACAGAAGTGACACTGCCACACACTGATAGGAAGTCTAGGAAGGTCAAAGGAAGGGCCAGTTATCCCATTGCAGATATTGATTTGCCAAAAGTTGAGTATGAAGCGTCTGGTTTGGAACTGAGAGGTTCAGACCTTAATGATCCCACAGGGAAATTAAAAATGCCAAAATCCAAGACTTCTAAATTGTGTAGTCATACAATACCAGACCTTGATATAGACTCAAGTCCTGCCAGTATTAACGCCTCAGTTCCTAAACTCCCACCCCCAAGGTATGGAGTAGAGGTTTCACAGCCAGATTTACATTTGAGTAGAACTGACCTCAAGGGCAATAAACATCATAGGAAAGCCCCAGCTGGTGAAACCGGCAGAACAAAAAGGAGTCCAAAACAGTCTGAAATTGGAACTTCCATGCCAAATTTTACTCATGGTTCAAACCCCAAAATGTCTGAAGATCAAGAAGGATATTTTGTCACTGTATTTCCCAAACATCTCAAAGGGGATGTACCAGACGGAACTGGGAGCCTGAAAAATCATCACAAGGAAGAGTCAAACCGTAGATCTCATACACTCAGAAGTCTCGACTTCAGTGCATCAAATGTGGACCTTGAAGTTCCAGAAGATGAGAACTTAAAAGGGTCAACATTCTGGCTTTCAAAGCTTATATAG